The genomic region TACGCGTCGACGTCCTCGATCTTGTACCTGATGTTCCGCCCCGCCTTGTAGTACCGGGGCCCCTTCTTCTGCCAGCGCCACGTGCGTAATGTCGCCTGACTTATACCGAACATCTC from Syntrophorhabdus sp. harbors:
- a CDS encoding helix-turn-helix domain-containing protein yields the protein MLTEAQISEMFGISQATLRTWRWQKKGPRYYKAGRNIRYKIEDVDAYFVGQPVETLDSMKQQQEG